In Myxocyprinus asiaticus isolate MX2 ecotype Aquarium Trade chromosome 16, UBuf_Myxa_2, whole genome shotgun sequence, a single window of DNA contains:
- the LOC127453639 gene encoding CREB-regulated transcription coactivator 2-like isoform X1, whose amino-acid sequence MSSVGDAGACGPGPTPGPNNGGSGPACGASNPRKFSEKIALHTQRQAEETAAFQEVMMDLTSTRLMCDRLNAAGFQRSSHVVLQIQAQKVRLARTQGPYYSGSLPNVNQIGRTASDLQGSFQSPLDSSRSTRHHGLVERVHRDRRFISPSRPYRRQIDSTHSSSVYLSPPPDPSWRRNWNSNFPTDKSQIFHQLPTTALNRTNSDSALHTSVMNSTAGDPFRSGHTLTPQNRRGMFSYPVPPIEENSPDDKRLLKPWDSRKFPLLSSRPKSCEVPGITVFPSPDQQGGAPHGSTVLNTGGSLPDLTSLHFPSPLPTPLDPDEPGYPPLSGGNSTGNLTSTLIQLGINTSSTFHSPGLLPSHQGTLSNPSLQSSLSNPNIQSSLSSHSFPNSLSSASLHSSLSNPSIQSSLSSSPSLRSSLSNQSLHSSLSSQSLQSASSNACYSSSGSFSVQPQVSMSPRRRAQLSPVSLTPDTRRHHPKQFSPTISSTLTSITQGVALDTSQLQVDQRLSQYSFSQPQQIQKGLAPAQTGSHTHMPQPSSQTAQLHLQNMQNFQMQLKWPSQNQNLMSYGPADAEQNKQPQDMQVQTGGPTEQQSAQTQPDTQNQSLPPHQQISPSFSSELDFYNDALFLNSLLNDPYLNLQLTGRHNQNQQMSLDSQVEGLNDDGGSDNTVKGHSGSYHCQQGTLELLDSTDQQLLTQNQCSSYSDGRHTVPNVILTGDSSSGLSKEITNALSGVPGFEIDRFSSDDPLRMDPLVLEGLSMLTDGDLMLADPAVEDSFRSDHLK is encoded by the exons TTGATGTGCGATCGATTGAACGCTGCAGGATTTCAACGTTCCTCTCATGTTGTTTTGCAGATTCAGGCACAGAAGGTCCGATTGGCCAGAACTCAGGGCCCGTATTACAGCGGATCTCTGCCCAACGTCAACCAGATCGGCAGGACAGCATCAGACctgcag GGCTCGTTCCAGTCTCCTTTGGACTCCAGTCGCTCCACACGGCATCATGGTCTGGTGGAGAGAGTTCACAGAGACAGACGCTTCATCTCTCCCAGCAGGCCTTACAGGAGACAA ATAGACAGCACTCACAGCAGCTCTGTGTATCTGTCCCCACCCCCTGACCCCAGCTGGAGAAG GAACTGGAACAGTAATTTTCCCACGGACAAGAGCCAGATATTCCATCAGCTGCCAACCACAGCGCTCAACAG AACTAACTCAGATTCTGCGCTGCACACCAGTGTGATGAATTCAACCGCTGGAGACCCATTCAGATCGGGACACACACTCACTCCTCAGAACAGACGTGGGA TGTTCTCATATCCCGTCCCGCCCATCGAGGAGAACAGCCCTGATGACAAACGACTCCTCAAACCCTGGGACTCCAGAAAG TTTCCGCTGCTCTCTTCACGACCAAAGTCCTGTGAGGTGCCCGGAATCAC tGTATTTCCCTCTCCTGACCAGCAGGGCGGCGCTCCTCACGGCTCAACAGTGTTGAATACAGGCGGCTCGCTGCCGGATCTGACCAGTCTGCACTTTCCATCTCCGCTGCCTACCCCGCTGGACCCTGACGAGCCGGGATACCCCCCTCTCAGCGGGGGCAACAGCACGGGGAACCTCACCTCCACCCTCATCCAGCTGGGCATCAACACATCCAGCACCTTCCACTCACcag GTCTCTTACCATCTCATCAGGGCACTCTGAGTAACCCCTCCCTCCAGTCGTCACTCAGCAACCCCAACATCCAATCATCTCTCAGCAGTCACTCATTCCCCAACTCTCTGAGCTCCGCCTCCCTGCACTCGTCTCTCAGCAACCCCTCCATCCAGTCCTCGTTAAGCTCCTCCCCCTCTCTGAGGTCATCGCTCAGCAACCAATCGTTGCACTCCTCCCTCAGCAGCCAGTCCCTCCAATCAGCATCCAGTAATGCCTGTTACAGCAGCTCGGGCTCGTTTTCTGTGCAGCCGCAGGTCAGTATGTCCCCTCGCAGACGAGCGCAGCTGTCTCCTGTCAGTCTGACCCCAGACACGCGCAGACATCACCCCAAACAGttctcgcccaccatctcctccacTCTCACCTCCATCACacag GGTGTGGCTCTAGACACCAGTCAGTTACAGGTGGATCAGAGGTTGTCTCAGTATTCTTTCAGTCAGCCGCAGCAGATTCAGAAAGGTCTTGCTCCTGCGCAGACAGGCAGCCACACGCACATGCCCCAGCCCTCATCACAGACTGCACAGCTGCACTTGCAGAACATGCAGAACTttcagatgcagctgaaatggCCAAGCCAGAACCAGAACCTCATGAGCTATGGGCCTGCAGATGCGGAGCAGAACAAGCAGCCGCAGGACATGCAGGTGCAGACGGGCGGCCCGACAGAGCAGCAGTCAGCGCAGACTCAACCCGATACGCAGAACCAGTCCCTCCCTCCCCACCAGCAGATCAGTCCATCTTTTAGCAGTGAACTTGACTTTTATAAC GACGCCCTGTTTCTCAACTCCCTGTTGAATGACCCGTACCTGAATCTGCAGTTAACTGGCCGACACAACCAGAACCAACAg atGAGTCTGGACTCTCAGGTGGAGGGTTTGAATGATGATGGGGGTTCTGATAACACAGTAAAAGGTCACAGCGGTTCCTATCACTGCCAGCAGGGGACGTTAGAGCTGCTGGACTCCACAGATCAACAGCTGCTCACTCAGAATCAGTGTTCGAGTTACAGCGATGGGCGACACACTGTACCCAATGTAATACTCACAG GTGATTCTTCATCAGGCCTGTCTAAGGAGATCACTAACGCACTGTCGGGTGTCCCGGGCTTTGAGATTGACCGGTTCTCTTCAGACGACCCGCTCCGGATGGACCCGCTGGTGCTGGAGGGTCTGAGCATGCTCACAGACGGAGACCTGATGCTGGCCGACCCCGCGGTCGAGGACTCGTTCCGCTCAGACCACCTCAAATGA
- the LOC127453639 gene encoding CREB-regulated transcription coactivator 2-like isoform X3: MSSVGDAGACGPGPTPGPNNGGSGPACGASNPRKFSEKIALHTQRQAEETAAFQEVMMDLTSTRLMCDRLNAAGFQRSSHVVLQIQAQKVRLARTQGPYYSGSLPNVNQIGRTASDLQGSFQSPLDSSRSTRHHGLVERVHRDRRFISPSRPYRRQIDSTHSSSVYLSPPPDPSWRRTNSDSALHTSVMNSTAGDPFRSGHTLTPQNRRGMFSYPVPPIEENSPDDKRLLKPWDSRKFPLLSSRPKSCEVPGITVFPSPDQQGGAPHGSTVLNTGGSLPDLTSLHFPSPLPTPLDPDEPGYPPLSGGNSTGNLTSTLIQLGINTSSTFHSPGLLPSHQGTLSNPSLQSSLSNPNIQSSLSSHSFPNSLSSASLHSSLSNPSIQSSLSSSPSLRSSLSNQSLHSSLSSQSLQSASSNACYSSSGSFSVQPQVSMSPRRRAQLSPVSLTPDTRRHHPKQFSPTISSTLTSITQGVALDTSQLQVDQRLSQYSFSQPQQIQKGLAPAQTGSHTHMPQPSSQTAQLHLQNMQNFQMQLKWPSQNQNLMSYGPADAEQNKQPQDMQVQTGGPTEQQSAQTQPDTQNQSLPPHQQISPSFSSELDFYNDALFLNSLLNDPYLNLQLTGRHNQNQQMSLDSQVEGLNDDGGSDNTVKGHSGSYHCQQGTLELLDSTDQQLLTQNQCSSYSDGRHTVPNVILTGDSSSGLSKEITNALSGVPGFEIDRFSSDDPLRMDPLVLEGLSMLTDGDLMLADPAVEDSFRSDHLK; this comes from the exons TTGATGTGCGATCGATTGAACGCTGCAGGATTTCAACGTTCCTCTCATGTTGTTTTGCAGATTCAGGCACAGAAGGTCCGATTGGCCAGAACTCAGGGCCCGTATTACAGCGGATCTCTGCCCAACGTCAACCAGATCGGCAGGACAGCATCAGACctgcag GGCTCGTTCCAGTCTCCTTTGGACTCCAGTCGCTCCACACGGCATCATGGTCTGGTGGAGAGAGTTCACAGAGACAGACGCTTCATCTCTCCCAGCAGGCCTTACAGGAGACAA ATAGACAGCACTCACAGCAGCTCTGTGTATCTGTCCCCACCCCCTGACCCCAGCTGGAGAAG AACTAACTCAGATTCTGCGCTGCACACCAGTGTGATGAATTCAACCGCTGGAGACCCATTCAGATCGGGACACACACTCACTCCTCAGAACAGACGTGGGA TGTTCTCATATCCCGTCCCGCCCATCGAGGAGAACAGCCCTGATGACAAACGACTCCTCAAACCCTGGGACTCCAGAAAG TTTCCGCTGCTCTCTTCACGACCAAAGTCCTGTGAGGTGCCCGGAATCAC tGTATTTCCCTCTCCTGACCAGCAGGGCGGCGCTCCTCACGGCTCAACAGTGTTGAATACAGGCGGCTCGCTGCCGGATCTGACCAGTCTGCACTTTCCATCTCCGCTGCCTACCCCGCTGGACCCTGACGAGCCGGGATACCCCCCTCTCAGCGGGGGCAACAGCACGGGGAACCTCACCTCCACCCTCATCCAGCTGGGCATCAACACATCCAGCACCTTCCACTCACcag GTCTCTTACCATCTCATCAGGGCACTCTGAGTAACCCCTCCCTCCAGTCGTCACTCAGCAACCCCAACATCCAATCATCTCTCAGCAGTCACTCATTCCCCAACTCTCTGAGCTCCGCCTCCCTGCACTCGTCTCTCAGCAACCCCTCCATCCAGTCCTCGTTAAGCTCCTCCCCCTCTCTGAGGTCATCGCTCAGCAACCAATCGTTGCACTCCTCCCTCAGCAGCCAGTCCCTCCAATCAGCATCCAGTAATGCCTGTTACAGCAGCTCGGGCTCGTTTTCTGTGCAGCCGCAGGTCAGTATGTCCCCTCGCAGACGAGCGCAGCTGTCTCCTGTCAGTCTGACCCCAGACACGCGCAGACATCACCCCAAACAGttctcgcccaccatctcctccacTCTCACCTCCATCACacag GGTGTGGCTCTAGACACCAGTCAGTTACAGGTGGATCAGAGGTTGTCTCAGTATTCTTTCAGTCAGCCGCAGCAGATTCAGAAAGGTCTTGCTCCTGCGCAGACAGGCAGCCACACGCACATGCCCCAGCCCTCATCACAGACTGCACAGCTGCACTTGCAGAACATGCAGAACTttcagatgcagctgaaatggCCAAGCCAGAACCAGAACCTCATGAGCTATGGGCCTGCAGATGCGGAGCAGAACAAGCAGCCGCAGGACATGCAGGTGCAGACGGGCGGCCCGACAGAGCAGCAGTCAGCGCAGACTCAACCCGATACGCAGAACCAGTCCCTCCCTCCCCACCAGCAGATCAGTCCATCTTTTAGCAGTGAACTTGACTTTTATAAC GACGCCCTGTTTCTCAACTCCCTGTTGAATGACCCGTACCTGAATCTGCAGTTAACTGGCCGACACAACCAGAACCAACAg atGAGTCTGGACTCTCAGGTGGAGGGTTTGAATGATGATGGGGGTTCTGATAACACAGTAAAAGGTCACAGCGGTTCCTATCACTGCCAGCAGGGGACGTTAGAGCTGCTGGACTCCACAGATCAACAGCTGCTCACTCAGAATCAGTGTTCGAGTTACAGCGATGGGCGACACACTGTACCCAATGTAATACTCACAG GTGATTCTTCATCAGGCCTGTCTAAGGAGATCACTAACGCACTGTCGGGTGTCCCGGGCTTTGAGATTGACCGGTTCTCTTCAGACGACCCGCTCCGGATGGACCCGCTGGTGCTGGAGGGTCTGAGCATGCTCACAGACGGAGACCTGATGCTGGCCGACCCCGCGGTCGAGGACTCGTTCCGCTCAGACCACCTCAAATGA
- the LOC127453639 gene encoding CREB-regulated transcription coactivator 2-like isoform X2: MSSVGDAGACGPGPTPGPNNGGSGPACGASNPRKFSEKIALHTQRQAEETAAFQEVMMDLTSTRIQAQKVRLARTQGPYYSGSLPNVNQIGRTASDLQGSFQSPLDSSRSTRHHGLVERVHRDRRFISPSRPYRRQIDSTHSSSVYLSPPPDPSWRRNWNSNFPTDKSQIFHQLPTTALNRTNSDSALHTSVMNSTAGDPFRSGHTLTPQNRRGMFSYPVPPIEENSPDDKRLLKPWDSRKFPLLSSRPKSCEVPGITVFPSPDQQGGAPHGSTVLNTGGSLPDLTSLHFPSPLPTPLDPDEPGYPPLSGGNSTGNLTSTLIQLGINTSSTFHSPGLLPSHQGTLSNPSLQSSLSNPNIQSSLSSHSFPNSLSSASLHSSLSNPSIQSSLSSSPSLRSSLSNQSLHSSLSSQSLQSASSNACYSSSGSFSVQPQVSMSPRRRAQLSPVSLTPDTRRHHPKQFSPTISSTLTSITQGVALDTSQLQVDQRLSQYSFSQPQQIQKGLAPAQTGSHTHMPQPSSQTAQLHLQNMQNFQMQLKWPSQNQNLMSYGPADAEQNKQPQDMQVQTGGPTEQQSAQTQPDTQNQSLPPHQQISPSFSSELDFYNDALFLNSLLNDPYLNLQLTGRHNQNQQMSLDSQVEGLNDDGGSDNTVKGHSGSYHCQQGTLELLDSTDQQLLTQNQCSSYSDGRHTVPNVILTGDSSSGLSKEITNALSGVPGFEIDRFSSDDPLRMDPLVLEGLSMLTDGDLMLADPAVEDSFRSDHLK; the protein is encoded by the exons ATTCAGGCACAGAAGGTCCGATTGGCCAGAACTCAGGGCCCGTATTACAGCGGATCTCTGCCCAACGTCAACCAGATCGGCAGGACAGCATCAGACctgcag GGCTCGTTCCAGTCTCCTTTGGACTCCAGTCGCTCCACACGGCATCATGGTCTGGTGGAGAGAGTTCACAGAGACAGACGCTTCATCTCTCCCAGCAGGCCTTACAGGAGACAA ATAGACAGCACTCACAGCAGCTCTGTGTATCTGTCCCCACCCCCTGACCCCAGCTGGAGAAG GAACTGGAACAGTAATTTTCCCACGGACAAGAGCCAGATATTCCATCAGCTGCCAACCACAGCGCTCAACAG AACTAACTCAGATTCTGCGCTGCACACCAGTGTGATGAATTCAACCGCTGGAGACCCATTCAGATCGGGACACACACTCACTCCTCAGAACAGACGTGGGA TGTTCTCATATCCCGTCCCGCCCATCGAGGAGAACAGCCCTGATGACAAACGACTCCTCAAACCCTGGGACTCCAGAAAG TTTCCGCTGCTCTCTTCACGACCAAAGTCCTGTGAGGTGCCCGGAATCAC tGTATTTCCCTCTCCTGACCAGCAGGGCGGCGCTCCTCACGGCTCAACAGTGTTGAATACAGGCGGCTCGCTGCCGGATCTGACCAGTCTGCACTTTCCATCTCCGCTGCCTACCCCGCTGGACCCTGACGAGCCGGGATACCCCCCTCTCAGCGGGGGCAACAGCACGGGGAACCTCACCTCCACCCTCATCCAGCTGGGCATCAACACATCCAGCACCTTCCACTCACcag GTCTCTTACCATCTCATCAGGGCACTCTGAGTAACCCCTCCCTCCAGTCGTCACTCAGCAACCCCAACATCCAATCATCTCTCAGCAGTCACTCATTCCCCAACTCTCTGAGCTCCGCCTCCCTGCACTCGTCTCTCAGCAACCCCTCCATCCAGTCCTCGTTAAGCTCCTCCCCCTCTCTGAGGTCATCGCTCAGCAACCAATCGTTGCACTCCTCCCTCAGCAGCCAGTCCCTCCAATCAGCATCCAGTAATGCCTGTTACAGCAGCTCGGGCTCGTTTTCTGTGCAGCCGCAGGTCAGTATGTCCCCTCGCAGACGAGCGCAGCTGTCTCCTGTCAGTCTGACCCCAGACACGCGCAGACATCACCCCAAACAGttctcgcccaccatctcctccacTCTCACCTCCATCACacag GGTGTGGCTCTAGACACCAGTCAGTTACAGGTGGATCAGAGGTTGTCTCAGTATTCTTTCAGTCAGCCGCAGCAGATTCAGAAAGGTCTTGCTCCTGCGCAGACAGGCAGCCACACGCACATGCCCCAGCCCTCATCACAGACTGCACAGCTGCACTTGCAGAACATGCAGAACTttcagatgcagctgaaatggCCAAGCCAGAACCAGAACCTCATGAGCTATGGGCCTGCAGATGCGGAGCAGAACAAGCAGCCGCAGGACATGCAGGTGCAGACGGGCGGCCCGACAGAGCAGCAGTCAGCGCAGACTCAACCCGATACGCAGAACCAGTCCCTCCCTCCCCACCAGCAGATCAGTCCATCTTTTAGCAGTGAACTTGACTTTTATAAC GACGCCCTGTTTCTCAACTCCCTGTTGAATGACCCGTACCTGAATCTGCAGTTAACTGGCCGACACAACCAGAACCAACAg atGAGTCTGGACTCTCAGGTGGAGGGTTTGAATGATGATGGGGGTTCTGATAACACAGTAAAAGGTCACAGCGGTTCCTATCACTGCCAGCAGGGGACGTTAGAGCTGCTGGACTCCACAGATCAACAGCTGCTCACTCAGAATCAGTGTTCGAGTTACAGCGATGGGCGACACACTGTACCCAATGTAATACTCACAG GTGATTCTTCATCAGGCCTGTCTAAGGAGATCACTAACGCACTGTCGGGTGTCCCGGGCTTTGAGATTGACCGGTTCTCTTCAGACGACCCGCTCCGGATGGACCCGCTGGTGCTGGAGGGTCTGAGCATGCTCACAGACGGAGACCTGATGCTGGCCGACCCCGCGGTCGAGGACTCGTTCCGCTCAGACCACCTCAAATGA
- the LOC127453639 gene encoding CREB-regulated transcription coactivator 2-like isoform X4, which yields MMIEMIYFLLLQTTDILSHRFTTALQGLPLYLRDREETSNTCLIQAQKVRLARTQGPYYSGSLPNVNQIGRTASDLQGSFQSPLDSSRSTRHHGLVERVHRDRRFISPSRPYRRQIDSTHSSSVYLSPPPDPSWRRNWNSNFPTDKSQIFHQLPTTALNRTNSDSALHTSVMNSTAGDPFRSGHTLTPQNRRGMFSYPVPPIEENSPDDKRLLKPWDSRKFPLLSSRPKSCEVPGITVFPSPDQQGGAPHGSTVLNTGGSLPDLTSLHFPSPLPTPLDPDEPGYPPLSGGNSTGNLTSTLIQLGINTSSTFHSPGLLPSHQGTLSNPSLQSSLSNPNIQSSLSSHSFPNSLSSASLHSSLSNPSIQSSLSSSPSLRSSLSNQSLHSSLSSQSLQSASSNACYSSSGSFSVQPQVSMSPRRRAQLSPVSLTPDTRRHHPKQFSPTISSTLTSITQGVALDTSQLQVDQRLSQYSFSQPQQIQKGLAPAQTGSHTHMPQPSSQTAQLHLQNMQNFQMQLKWPSQNQNLMSYGPADAEQNKQPQDMQVQTGGPTEQQSAQTQPDTQNQSLPPHQQISPSFSSELDFYNDALFLNSLLNDPYLNLQLTGRHNQNQQMSLDSQVEGLNDDGGSDNTVKGHSGSYHCQQGTLELLDSTDQQLLTQNQCSSYSDGRHTVPNVILTGDSSSGLSKEITNALSGVPGFEIDRFSSDDPLRMDPLVLEGLSMLTDGDLMLADPAVEDSFRSDHLK from the exons ATTCAGGCACAGAAGGTCCGATTGGCCAGAACTCAGGGCCCGTATTACAGCGGATCTCTGCCCAACGTCAACCAGATCGGCAGGACAGCATCAGACctgcag GGCTCGTTCCAGTCTCCTTTGGACTCCAGTCGCTCCACACGGCATCATGGTCTGGTGGAGAGAGTTCACAGAGACAGACGCTTCATCTCTCCCAGCAGGCCTTACAGGAGACAA ATAGACAGCACTCACAGCAGCTCTGTGTATCTGTCCCCACCCCCTGACCCCAGCTGGAGAAG GAACTGGAACAGTAATTTTCCCACGGACAAGAGCCAGATATTCCATCAGCTGCCAACCACAGCGCTCAACAG AACTAACTCAGATTCTGCGCTGCACACCAGTGTGATGAATTCAACCGCTGGAGACCCATTCAGATCGGGACACACACTCACTCCTCAGAACAGACGTGGGA TGTTCTCATATCCCGTCCCGCCCATCGAGGAGAACAGCCCTGATGACAAACGACTCCTCAAACCCTGGGACTCCAGAAAG TTTCCGCTGCTCTCTTCACGACCAAAGTCCTGTGAGGTGCCCGGAATCAC tGTATTTCCCTCTCCTGACCAGCAGGGCGGCGCTCCTCACGGCTCAACAGTGTTGAATACAGGCGGCTCGCTGCCGGATCTGACCAGTCTGCACTTTCCATCTCCGCTGCCTACCCCGCTGGACCCTGACGAGCCGGGATACCCCCCTCTCAGCGGGGGCAACAGCACGGGGAACCTCACCTCCACCCTCATCCAGCTGGGCATCAACACATCCAGCACCTTCCACTCACcag GTCTCTTACCATCTCATCAGGGCACTCTGAGTAACCCCTCCCTCCAGTCGTCACTCAGCAACCCCAACATCCAATCATCTCTCAGCAGTCACTCATTCCCCAACTCTCTGAGCTCCGCCTCCCTGCACTCGTCTCTCAGCAACCCCTCCATCCAGTCCTCGTTAAGCTCCTCCCCCTCTCTGAGGTCATCGCTCAGCAACCAATCGTTGCACTCCTCCCTCAGCAGCCAGTCCCTCCAATCAGCATCCAGTAATGCCTGTTACAGCAGCTCGGGCTCGTTTTCTGTGCAGCCGCAGGTCAGTATGTCCCCTCGCAGACGAGCGCAGCTGTCTCCTGTCAGTCTGACCCCAGACACGCGCAGACATCACCCCAAACAGttctcgcccaccatctcctccacTCTCACCTCCATCACacag GGTGTGGCTCTAGACACCAGTCAGTTACAGGTGGATCAGAGGTTGTCTCAGTATTCTTTCAGTCAGCCGCAGCAGATTCAGAAAGGTCTTGCTCCTGCGCAGACAGGCAGCCACACGCACATGCCCCAGCCCTCATCACAGACTGCACAGCTGCACTTGCAGAACATGCAGAACTttcagatgcagctgaaatggCCAAGCCAGAACCAGAACCTCATGAGCTATGGGCCTGCAGATGCGGAGCAGAACAAGCAGCCGCAGGACATGCAGGTGCAGACGGGCGGCCCGACAGAGCAGCAGTCAGCGCAGACTCAACCCGATACGCAGAACCAGTCCCTCCCTCCCCACCAGCAGATCAGTCCATCTTTTAGCAGTGAACTTGACTTTTATAAC GACGCCCTGTTTCTCAACTCCCTGTTGAATGACCCGTACCTGAATCTGCAGTTAACTGGCCGACACAACCAGAACCAACAg atGAGTCTGGACTCTCAGGTGGAGGGTTTGAATGATGATGGGGGTTCTGATAACACAGTAAAAGGTCACAGCGGTTCCTATCACTGCCAGCAGGGGACGTTAGAGCTGCTGGACTCCACAGATCAACAGCTGCTCACTCAGAATCAGTGTTCGAGTTACAGCGATGGGCGACACACTGTACCCAATGTAATACTCACAG GTGATTCTTCATCAGGCCTGTCTAAGGAGATCACTAACGCACTGTCGGGTGTCCCGGGCTTTGAGATTGACCGGTTCTCTTCAGACGACCCGCTCCGGATGGACCCGCTGGTGCTGGAGGGTCTGAGCATGCTCACAGACGGAGACCTGATGCTGGCCGACCCCGCGGTCGAGGACTCGTTCCGCTCAGACCACCTCAAATGA
- the LOC127453678 gene encoding secreted protein C-like, with product MSMSGDSGMTSVVVGITTSVVVNMGRDSGMTSVVVGMGGDSGTTSVVVYTGRDLGTETFLLLLLRMAEVDNAGSGTHEAGNAGSGTDEAGNAGSGTDEAGNAGSGTDEAGNAGSGTDEAGNAGSGTDETSSSLAVAGVGVGSLAVVGVGVGRGRRGRWLVGRGRRGHWLVGRGRHWRWHVGRGRRGRRQFLR from the exons atgagcatgagcggagactcgggaatgacctctgtagtcgtgggcataacgacctctgtggtcgtgaacatgggcagagactcaggaatgacctctgtggtcgtgggcatgggcggagactcgggaacgacctccgtggtcgtgtacacgggaagagacttgggaacagaaacttttcttctccttctcctccggatggccgaagttgacaacgctggctctgggacgcacgaggctggcaatgctggctctgggacggacgaggctggcaatgctggctctgggacggacgaggctggcaatgcaggctctgggacggacgaggctggcaatgcaggctctgggacggacgaggctggcaatgcaggctctgggacggacgagacttctagctcgttggctgtggcaggcgtgggtgtaggctcgttggccgtggtag gcgtgggcgttggccgtggcaggcgtgggcgttggctcgttggccgtggcaggcgtgggcattggctcgttggccgtggtagGCATTGGCGCTGGcacgttggccgtggcaggcgtgggcgcagacaatttttgaggtag